GCCTAACCACGGCTGAGTACACCTTCGGAGGCGGGGCGAAGACCTGGGGAGGCAACACCCGCAGAACCTCGACGTCGTAGTGGCAACGTACGGCTATGGTCAGCCTCCCGTAGTCCCCGCTCCCCGGCGCCGCCGCCAGCCGGTGGGCCACCTCCCTCTGCACCGTCACGACGGCCGGCAACCTGCGGCTCGCCAGCCTCAGCAGAAGCGGCGAGGTCACCGCGTAGGGGATGTTTGAGACGAAGAAATCCGCATGCGGCCACTCCACCTCAAGCGCGTCGCCCTGGATCACCACCACGTTTGGGGGGGCCATCTGCCTCAGCCACTCAGCCAGCTCCCGGTCGAGCTCAATGGCGTACACCCTCCTCGACTTTGCGGCGAGGGGGAAGGTCAGGGCCCCCCTGCCCGGCCCCACCTCAATGACGTCCAGCCCCGGGGGCACCAGAGAGACGATGTACTCAGCCGCCGAGGGGTCCACGAGAAAGTGTTGCGAGAGGCGCCTCCTCCCCACGCCCTCTATAACCCACCTATATATAGCCACACACCCCGCATCCCTTGCCGCCTCCCGCGGAGAGCTGGCCGCCACACCAATAAGCATAAAAAAGCTCGTCAATCTACACAGCACGTGGATTACAGAGCTATCGGCCTCAAGACGGGTCTCGAAATCCATATCCAGCTACAGACAAAGCGCAAGCTCTTCTGCCACTGTGCTCCGGTGCTGAGGGATGACGAGCCTCATTTTAGGCTGGAGAGGAGGCTTCACATATCTGTGAGCGAGCTGGGGGCGGTGGACCCGGCTGTGCTTTGGGAGGTGCGCAAGAGGAGGAGGTACATCTACGAGGGGTACAGGGACACCACCTGTCTGGTGGAGCTGGACGAGGAGCCGCCTCACCTCCCAGATGAGGAGGCCCTGGCGACGGCGGTGGCCGTGGCGAAGATTTTCAACGCCAAACTGTCCGACGAGATCCACGTCATGCGTAAAACCGTAGTTGACGGCTCCAACGTCTCGGGGTTCCAGCGGACCATGTTGGTGGCCTATGGGGGGAGGGCCAAGATCCTGGGCTACGACATTGGTGTTGAGACGATTGCGCTGGAGGAGGACGCGGCTAGGAAGATGTCTGAGGAAGGGAAGACCGTCGTTTACAGGCTGGATAGGCTCGGGATCCCGCTTATTGAAATCGCGACGGAGCCTATGGCCTACACGCCGCAGCAGGTGGAGGAGGTGGCGTGGATAATTGGCTACAGCGTCAAGATCACGGGGAGGGCGAGGAGGGGGGTGGGCACGGTGAGGCAGGACGTGAACGTGTCTATCGCCGGCGGCGCCAAGACGGAGATCAAGGGGGTGCCGGATCTGGCCCTTATCCCCAAGGTTATCGACTACGAGGCCCAGCGGCAGCTAAATCTTTTGAAAATCGCCGAGGAGCTGAGGAGAAGGGGAGTGGATAAGGTGGAGCTCTCGGTTGCCGACGTGACTGAGGCGTTTGCCGGTACGAAGTCTAAGCTGGTGAAGAGGGTGCTGGACGCCGGCGGGAGAGTTGTGGCTGTGAAGGCGCCTGGGTTCCAGAAGTTGCTGGGCTTCGAGGTCCAGCCGGGCCGGCGCTTCGGTACGGAGCTCGCGGACTACGTGAGGGCGTGGACTGAGCTCGGCGGCCTTCTGCACAGCGACGAGCTCCCGGGCTACGGCATATCTGCAGAGGAGGTGAGGGAAGTCTCGGCGAGGGCCGGCGTGGAGAGCTTCGTACTGCTGATGGGGGTGGAAGAGGCGGAGCTGATGGAGGCGGCTAGAGTCGTCGTGGAGAGGCTCAACGCGGCGCCGAGGGGGGTTCCGGAGGAGACCAGGGCGGCGAATCCCGACGGCACTACGAGGTTTCTCAGGCCGAGGCCCGGCGCGGCTAGGATGTACCCGGAGACGGATCTGCCCCCCGTTAAGATCACTTTCGAGATTTTGAAAAAGGCTGAGGAAATCGCCAGGACGACTCTAGACGCCAAGCTTGGGGAGCTTACGTCTATGGGGCTCAGCAGAGATCTCGCCCTCCAGCTGATAAAGTCGCCTCAGTTGGAGAAGTTTGACGAGTACGTCGGGAGGTACAAGCAGGTGCCGCCGCAACAGATAGCCAACATGCTTGTAAACACCTCCAGGGCCCTGGCGAGGGAGGGGGTGGAGGTTACGGAGGCCAAGATCGAGTCCGTGCTGGAGGCCCTGGATAGGAGAGTCATAACGAAGGAGGCTGTGGAGGAGGTTCTCCGGGGGATGAGGCCTGGGGAGTCAGCCGAGGAGGCGGCGAAGAGGCTAGGCCTGGTACGTCTGCCCTACGACGAGGTTAAGAAAATTGTGGAGGAGGTGGCGCGTCAGGTAAGCAGAGAGAAGGTGGTGGGGGAGGTTATGCGGAGGTACAGAGGGAGGGTGGATGTGGAGGACGTGAAGCGCGCCCTTTCTGAGTTACATTTTTAAGTATCTCTTTTAAAGGCGTCGATGGCGAAAATCTACGTAGCAACGGACGTGCTGGGCTTCTTCGCCCTTGACGAAGCCGGCAACGTCGTGGACAAAGAGCTCTACGAGAAGAAACCCGACATGGTGGCGGCCCGGCTTATGGAGCTGGAGAAGTCAAACTACGTGCCGGAAATTGTCAAACTCATTGAGAGAATAAAGCCGAGGGCGGAGAAGGTGGTGTTGGAGGACCCCGAGCTGGCCCGCAAGCTGGTGGCGGCGGTGAAAGGCGTTGAGATAGTCGGCGAGAGCCCCTCGCACATACTCGTCGAATTTAGGCGGAACTTCCCGAAGTATCTAGGCGCTCTGGGGCTCACGTGGGATGAATACCAGAAGTTCCTTTTCGAGGTCAGCGACTTGGTAACCAGGCTGAAGCTGAGGCAGGCGGTGGAGAGGCGCGATCTCTTTATTGCCCAGGCGATCAGCACGCTGGACGACGTGGATAAAATACTAAACTTAATAGCGTCGAGGATTAGGGAGTGGTATGGGTTGCATTTTCCAGAGCTTGAGGAGTTAATTAGAGACAATAAGGAGTACGTCACAATTGTGTACCACATAGGACACAGATCTAGGATAGCGGAGGACGCCTTGAAGAAGATTCTC
The sequence above is drawn from the Pyrobaculum ferrireducens genome and encodes:
- the gatE gene encoding Glu-tRNA(Gln) amidotransferase subunit GatE; the protein is MDYRAIGLKTGLEIHIQLQTKRKLFCHCAPVLRDDEPHFRLERRLHISVSELGAVDPAVLWEVRKRRRYIYEGYRDTTCLVELDEEPPHLPDEEALATAVAVAKIFNAKLSDEIHVMRKTVVDGSNVSGFQRTMLVAYGGRAKILGYDIGVETIALEEDAARKMSEEGKTVVYRLDRLGIPLIEIATEPMAYTPQQVEEVAWIIGYSVKITGRARRGVGTVRQDVNVSIAGGAKTEIKGVPDLALIPKVIDYEAQRQLNLLKIAEELRRRGVDKVELSVADVTEAFAGTKSKLVKRVLDAGGRVVAVKAPGFQKLLGFEVQPGRRFGTELADYVRAWTELGGLLHSDELPGYGISAEEVREVSARAGVESFVLLMGVEEAELMEAARVVVERLNAAPRGVPEETRAANPDGTTRFLRPRPGAARMYPETDLPPVKITFEILKKAEEIARTTLDAKLGELTSMGLSRDLALQLIKSPQLEKFDEYVGRYKQVPPQQIANMLVNTSRALAREGVEVTEAKIESVLEALDRRVITKEAVEEVLRGMRPGESAEEAAKRLGLVRLPYDEVKKIVEEVARQVSREKVVGEVMRRYRGRVDVEDVKRALSELHF
- the rsmA gene encoding 16S rRNA (adenine(1518)-N(6)/adenine(1519)-N(6))-dimethyltransferase RsmA, giving the protein MLIGVAASSPREAARDAGCVAIYRWVIEGVGRRRLSQHFLVDPSAAEYIVSLVPPGLDVIEVGPGRGALTFPLAAKSRRVYAIELDRELAEWLRQMAPPNVVVIQGDALEVEWPHADFFVSNIPYAVTSPLLLRLASRRLPAVVTVQREVAHRLAAAPGSGDYGRLTIAVRCHYDVEVLRVLPPQVFAPPPKVYSAVVRLTPRAPCVEDFEGFQRFTAWLFSARRKTLRRLGLSPSTKRVYQLSLEEIVELFRTSAGH